The Opitutus sp. DNA window GGCGAACCACCAGAGAGCACCGGCGAACCAGCGGGCTCGACCGCCACGATCTTGATCGCGGGATTCTTGGCTTTGAGCACTTCGCCCACACCGGTGATGGTGCCACCGGTGCCGACGCCGGCGACGAGGATGTCGACCAAACCGTCGGTGTCGTTCCAGATTTCCAAGGCGGTGGTCGCGCGGTGGATGGCGGGATTATCGGGGTTAGCGAACTGCTGAAGGATGACGCTGTTGGCGATCTGCTTGTTGAGCTCTTCGGCTTTGGCGATGGCACCCTTCATGCCCTTGGGCCCTTCGGTCAGAACCAGCTTGGCGCCGAGGATCTTGAGCAGCTTGCGGCGCTCCAAAGACATCGTCTCGGGCATGGTCAGGATCAGCTTGAGGCCCTTGGCGGCGGCGGCGAAGGCCAGCGCGATGCCGGTGTTGCCGGAGGTCGGCTCGATCAGAATCGTGTTCTGGTTGATGCGGCCGGACTTGAGCGCCTCCTCGATCATGTGGTTGCCGATACGGTCTTTAACCGAGGACAACGGGTTGAAAAACTCCAGCTTGAGGAGGATTTCGGCCTGGGCACCGTGAGCGGCGGCGGTGCGGTTGAGGCGAACCAACGGGGTGTTGCCGATGGTGTCGGTGATGTTGTTGTAGATACGAGCCATGGTGGTGGTGGGTTTAGGTGAAAAAAGGTGAAAAAGGCGGAAAGGGGATGGAGAAAGGAAACGTACGGACAGGGAAATTCGTTTGGGAAATAGTCAGGGCAACGGGGCGAGGGTTGCTTAAATTGCGTAGTCTTCGGTGAACAGCCGGCTGCGGCGCACGCGCAGCAGAACGGGGTCACGCGGCTGAAGGGCCAGTTCTTCGAGCAACGCCCGGCCCAGCTCGATGTCGATCAACTCGTTGGATCCGCGCCGGGCGGTCACCCGCGCCACCGAACCGGCGGAGTGGATCGTCTCGACCACGGCAACCTCACCCTCGACGCCGACGCGGTAGCGCAAAATCTCCAGCTCGTGCGGGCGCACGTAGGCGATCTTGGTGTCGGTAAACGGCCCGCCGGCCCCCTCGGGGGCGAGTCCGCGCCAGGGCAACTGGAGGCGGTTCACGTTGCCCAAAAAGTTGTAAACAAAGGGCGAGGCCGGGTGATCGTAGACGTCTTGGGGCGTGCCGATTTGCTCCACCTTGGCGTTGTTCATAACGACCACCTCGTCGGCGATTTCCAGCGCCTCCTCCTGGTCGTGGGTAACGAACAGGGTGGTCAGGTTGATCTCTTCGTGGAACTGGCGCAGCCAGCGGCGCAGCTCTTTGCGGACCTTGGCGTCAAGCGCCCCAAACGGCTCGTCGAGCAACAAGACCTTGGGCTCGACCGCGAGGGCGCGGGCCAGGGCGACGCGCTGGCGCTGGCCGCCGGAGAGCTGCGAGGGGAAACGCTGGCCGAGGTTGTCGAGCTGGACGAGCTTGAGCAGCTTGTTCACCCGGTCGGCGATCTCGCTTTTGGCGGGGCGATCGGCGCGTTTGCGCACATCCAGGCCGAAGGCGATGTTCTCGGCGACGGTCATGTGGCGGAACAGCGCGTAGTGTTGAAACACAAAGCCGACGCCGCGCTTGCCGGCGGGCACTTGGGTGACGTCCTCGCCGTGAAAGCCGATCTGGCCGCTGCCCTCGTCGGCAAACTCCAGCCCGGCGATGATGCGCAGCAGCGTGGTCTTGCCGGAGCCGGACGGGCCGAGCAGCGCCACCAGCTTGCCCGCGGGCACGTTCAGGTTGACGCCGTCGAGCGCTTTGTAGGCCCCGAAGGTTTTTTTGATGTTTTTGGCAGTGATGCTCATGCGGGATCGGGCGAAAGTCGGAGATCTGAGATGTCTGATGTCTGATGTCTGATGTCTGATGTCTGATGTCTGATGTCTGATGTCTGATGTCTGATGTCTGATGTCTGATGTCTGATGTCTGATGTCTGATGTCTGATGTCTGATGTCTGATGTCTGATGTCTGATGTCTGATGTCTGATGTCTGATGTCCGGCTCAAGCCCGGCTGTTACGCCACTCGATGACGGATTTCAAAACCAGGGTGACGATGGCCAGCAGCGCCAGTAAAGAGGCGACGGCGAAGGCGGCGGAAAAATGGTATTCGTTGTACAAAATTTCGACGTGCAGCGGCATGGTGTTGGTCTCGCCGCGGATGTGGCCTGAAACCACCGACACAGCACCGAACTCGCCCATGGCACGGGCGTTGCACAGTACCACGCCGTAGAAAAGCCCCCACTTGATGTTGGGTAACGTGACGCGCCAAAAGGTCTGCCAGCCGCTGGCACCGAGGGTGACGGCGGCGTATTCTTCGTCGGTGCCCTGGGCCTGCATCAGCGGAATGAGCTCACGGGCGACAAACGGGAAGGTGATAAAAATGGTGGCTAGGATGATGCCGGGCGTGGCGTAGATGATCTGGAAATCCTGCCGATAAAGCCACTGCTGGAGCCAGGGAAACCAGACGTTTTCAGCGTTCAAATACTGGCCCAACCAGCCCTGGAGCCCAAACAGGAGCACAAAGATCATGCCGGCGATCACCGGCGAGACCGCGAAGGGCAGGTCGATGAGGGTGATGAGCACGCTTTTGCCGGGAAAACTAAACTTGGTGATGCACCAAGCCGCCGCCACGCCGAAGACGACGTTGGAGGGCACGGCGATGACGGCGGTGAGCAAGGTGAGTTTGATGGCCGCCAGCGCATCGGAATCCACCAGCGCCTGGAAAAACAAAACCACGCCCTTGCGCAACCCTTCGGCAAACACCGCGGTAAGCGGCAGCAGCACAAAGCCAAACAGGAACAGCAGCGCCACCGTGGTGAGCGACCAACGCACCCACGGGGCATCCTGCGTCACCCGCGAGGCGTGGCCGTGCGAGGAACCGGGTTTATGGAGGTGAGTGACGATGGAGGCCATGCGGGAGGAGGAGGCGGAGGGCGGAAAATCCAATGCTCAATGACCAAGGCCCAATTACCAATGACCAATTACCAATGACCAATGCTCAATGGCCAATGACCAATCCGTAGTGCGGAGGGGGCGGCTGGTTGAAGTTGGGCGTTTCATTATTGGTTATTGGTCATCGAGTCTTAGTCATTGGTCATTTCTCATTGGTCCTTGGTCATTAGTCATTTCTCATTGGTCCTTGGTCCTTGGGCATTGGGCATTGGTCCTTGCTCATTTCTCTGCCGCCTCGCCTAGATCTTGTGGTAGCGACGGCTCCACTTCTGCAACAGGTTAATGAGCAACAATAAAACGAAGGAAGATACGAGCATTACGGTGGCAATGGCGGTGGCGCCCTTGTAGTCGTATTGCTCCAGTTTTTCGATGATCACGTGCGGCACGATCTGGGTTTTCATGGGCAAATTCGCCCCGATAAAAACCACCGAACCGTATTCGCCCAGGGACCGGGCAAACGCCATGGCGGTGCCGGCGATGAGCGCCGGCACCAGTTGCGGAATGATCACCTTAAACACGGTCTGAAAGCGGCTGGCGCCGAGGGTGGCCGAGGCTTCCTCCAACTCCGGCTCCAGCTCCTCAATGACCGGCTGGAGCGTGCGCACCACGAAGGGTAAACCGATAAAGGTCAGCGCTACAAAAACACCCAAGGGCGTGTAGGCGATCTGGATGTCGTGGGGGGCCAACCAGCGGCCGATCCAGCCGGTCGGCCCATAAATCGTGGTCAACGCGATGCCCGCCACCGCCGTGGGCAGCGCGAAGGGCAGATCCACCAGCGCATCCACCACCCGCTTGCCGGGGAACGTATAACGCACCAGCACCCACGCCACAATCAGCCCAAAAAACGAGTTAACCAGCGAGGCCGCCAACGAGGCGAAAAAGGTGACCTTGTAGGCCGACACCACTAGGGGCGAACTCACCGACGCCCAAAACTCCGCCACCGTCATGCCCGAGGTTTTAATGAAAACGGCCGACAGCGGCAGCAGCACGATCAGGCTCAGGTAGGCGACCGTGAAGCCGAGCGAGAGGCCGAAGCCGGGCAGGATGGAACGTGAGGAACGGCTGGACATCAAAGGTTGACGGAGTGGCGATATGGACGCGGTGGGCGCGAGGACAGGGGATGCTTTCGAGCTCGCGCCGGATGGCAAGGGTTTCGGCAAGGATTACTGGCGCAGGTAGATCTGGTCGAAAGTGCCGTTGTCGGCGAAGTGGGTGGCGGCGGCCTTGGCCCAGCCCCCGAAGGCCGCATCGATGGTGAACAGCTCCAGGTTGGCGAAGACATTCGCGTACTTAGCTTTGGCCTTTTCTGAGGTTGGCCGGTAGTAGTGCTTGCCGATGATGTCCTGGGCCTCGTCGGAGTAGAGGTACTCCAAATAAGCCTTGGCGACTGCCTCGGTGCCCTTCCGTTTCACCACTCGGTCCACAATGCTCACCGAAGGCTGGGCGAGGATGCTCACGGAGGGCACGACGATCTCGAACTTGTCGGGGCCAAACTCTTTGACCGCCAGGAACGCCTCGTTTTCCCACGAGATGAACACGTCGCCGATGCCGCGCTGCGCGAAGGTGGTGGTGGCGCCCCGGGCACCGGAATCAAGTACGGGCACGTTTTTGTAGATCTTGGCGACGAACTCCTTGGCCTTTTCATCGCTGCCATAGGTGCGACGGCCGTATTCCCAGGCGGCCAGGTAGTTCCACTGCGCGCCGCCGGAGGTCTTCGGATTGGGCGTGATCACGGCGACGCCGGGCTGGGCCAAGTCAGCCCAGTCCTTGATTTTGCCATAGAACGGCGAGCTCTTGCGGACCAGGAAAACGATGGTGCTGGTGTAGGGCGCGGAGTCGTGCGGCAGGCGCTGCTGCCAGTTGGCCGGGACGAGGTTGCCGTTTTTATGGAGCGCGTTGACGTCGTTGGCCAAGGCCAGCGTAACGACGTCGGCACGCAGGCCGTCGATGACCGAGCGGGCCTGTTTGCCGGAGCCGCCGTGGGATTGCTTTATTGTGACGGTGTCGCCGGTCTTGACCTTCCAGTGTTTGGCAAAAGCGGCGTTGTAATCGACGTAAAGCTCGCGGGTGGGGTCGTAGGAGACGTTGAGCAGCTCGATGTTTTTGGCGAGGGCCGTGCCGGCGAGGGCGACGGCGGCGAGAAGGGAGAGCAGAAATTTGAGTTTCATGATGCTGGAATGAAGCAGGCGTGAAAGGGGGCGAGTGGAAGGATTAAACGATGGTCGGCGCGGGAACGGAGGGAGGGAGACGGGAGACCTGCCGCACCGCGCTATGTTTCAATTAATAAGGCTAGCGGGTCTTTTCGCTACGCTCGCTCTGGCGGACGATGGCGAGCCCAACGGGCAATGTGGATTTAGCGGAATGGGAGGTGGGGGCGCTCATGATGCGGACGATCGCCGTTAAATACTATAATCAGGAAAGAGTTGAGAAAGTAGGCCGGCGACGGGCTTGAGGTCGGGATGGTCCGGGCAGCGAGCCGAGACTTTGCAGGCGGCGCGACCTGGGACCAGCGCTTCGGAAAACGGCAGGGGCACTTCGTCGCGCCGCATCTTGCGCAGCGTCACCTCAACGACGTCGGCCAGCGAATAGCGGTCGAGGATGCCGGCGATGGCGTTGCGCACATCGAGCATCAACATTCGCAAGCCGCAGTGCACCTCGTCGGGG harbors:
- the cysK gene encoding cysteine synthase A produces the protein MARIYNNITDTIGNTPLVRLNRTAAAHGAQAEILLKLEFFNPLSSVKDRIGNHMIEEALKSGRINQNTILIEPTSGNTGIALAFAAAAKGLKLILTMPETMSLERRKLLKILGAKLVLTEGPKGMKGAIAKAEELNKQIANSVILQQFANPDNPAIHRATTALEIWNDTDGLVDILVAGVGTGGTITGVGEVLKAKNPAIKIVAVEPAGSPVLSGGSPGPHKLQGIGAGFIPAVLNTKIIDEIIQVKEDQSGPVSKETIKLDGIPVGISSGAAIFAALELAKRPENKGKKIVVIIPSSTERYLSSWLFADIDVESDNIAEFITTPAAQ
- a CDS encoding sulfate ABC transporter ATP-binding protein; the protein is MSITAKNIKKTFGAYKALDGVNLNVPAGKLVALLGPSGSGKTTLLRIIAGLEFADEGSGQIGFHGEDVTQVPAGKRGVGFVFQHYALFRHMTVAENIAFGLDVRKRADRPAKSEIADRVNKLLKLVQLDNLGQRFPSQLSGGQRQRVALARALAVEPKVLLLDEPFGALDAKVRKELRRWLRQFHEEINLTTLFVTHDQEEALEIADEVVVMNNAKVEQIGTPQDVYDHPASPFVYNFLGNVNRLQLPWRGLAPEGAGGPFTDTKIAYVRPHELEILRYRVGVEGEVAVVETIHSAGSVARVTARRGSNELIDIELGRALLEELALQPRDPVLLRVRRSRLFTEDYAI
- the cysW gene encoding sulfate ABC transporter permease subunit CysW; the encoded protein is MASIVTHLHKPGSSHGHASRVTQDAPWVRWSLTTVALLFLFGFVLLPLTAVFAEGLRKGVVLFFQALVDSDALAAIKLTLLTAVIAVPSNVVFGVAAAWCITKFSFPGKSVLITLIDLPFAVSPVIAGMIFVLLFGLQGWLGQYLNAENVWFPWLQQWLYRQDFQIIYATPGIILATIFITFPFVARELIPLMQAQGTDEEYAAVTLGASGWQTFWRVTLPNIKWGLFYGVVLCNARAMGEFGAVSVVSGHIRGETNTMPLHVEILYNEYHFSAAFAVASLLALLAIVTLVLKSVIEWRNSRA
- the cysT gene encoding sulfate ABC transporter permease subunit CysT, whose translation is MSSRSSRSILPGFGLSLGFTVAYLSLIVLLPLSAVFIKTSGMTVAEFWASVSSPLVVSAYKVTFFASLAASLVNSFFGLIVAWVLVRYTFPGKRVVDALVDLPFALPTAVAGIALTTIYGPTGWIGRWLAPHDIQIAYTPLGVFVALTFIGLPFVVRTLQPVIEELEPELEEASATLGASRFQTVFKVIIPQLVPALIAGTAMAFARSLGEYGSVVFIGANLPMKTQIVPHVIIEKLEQYDYKGATAIATVMLVSSFVLLLLINLLQKWSRRYHKI
- a CDS encoding sulfate ABC transporter substrate-binding protein: MKLKFLLSLLAAVALAGTALAKNIELLNVSYDPTRELYVDYNAAFAKHWKVKTGDTVTIKQSHGGSGKQARSVIDGLRADVVTLALANDVNALHKNGNLVPANWQQRLPHDSAPYTSTIVFLVRKSSPFYGKIKDWADLAQPGVAVITPNPKTSGGAQWNYLAAWEYGRRTYGSDEKAKEFVAKIYKNVPVLDSGARGATTTFAQRGIGDVFISWENEAFLAVKEFGPDKFEIVVPSVSILAQPSVSIVDRVVKRKGTEAVAKAYLEYLYSDEAQDIIGKHYYRPTSEKAKAKYANVFANLELFTIDAAFGGWAKAAATHFADNGTFDQIYLRQ